A region from the Cryptosporangium arvum DSM 44712 genome encodes:
- a CDS encoding nucleotidyltransferase domain-containing protein produces the protein MGARGRRPTSQSGRPGVPWYVAGGWAVDLFPGGQPHEHEDLEIAVPSDGSRQSGMRSTYRFEAIGDGRARPIDDPAFEHTYQTWLRERETGIYRAGRSGRRVAHPGIRAGQANRDAHCDERSRGQHRRRRARRGKRRPSSPVDSASCATAPRWRPAPTRYCRDPGRACAGDAQVRELTGRTRMTSEEIYALVSALGGSRRILIDPDPIDRAQVYRSLNLDLTHHPSRRTVTAEARPEGHVLMSCVRGPT, from the coding sequence ATGGGCGCCAGAGGTCGGCGGCCGACCTCACAGTCGGGCCGCCCGGGCGTTCCCTGGTACGTCGCGGGCGGCTGGGCGGTGGACCTGTTCCCCGGCGGCCAGCCGCACGAACACGAGGACTTGGAGATCGCCGTTCCCTCCGACGGTTCCCGGCAGTCCGGGATGCGTTCCACGTACCGGTTCGAGGCGATCGGCGACGGACGCGCCCGGCCGATCGACGACCCCGCGTTCGAGCACACGTACCAGACCTGGCTCAGAGAGCGGGAAACCGGCATATACCGTGCTGGCCGGTCCGGTCGACGAGTGGCTCACCCAGGCATTCGCGCCGGCCAAGCTAACCGAGACGCTCACTGCGATGAGCGAAGCCGAGGACAACACCGACGACGCCGCGCTCGCCGCGGCAAAAGAAGGCCATCCAGTCCTGTGGACAGCGCCTCCTGCGCTACCGCGCCGCGCTGGAGGCCGGCACCGACCCGGTACTGCCGAGATCCAGGCCGAGCGTGTGCAGGCGATGCGCAGGTCCGTGAGCTGACCGGCCGAACGAGGATGACCAGCGAGGAAATATACGCGCTGGTCAGCGCGCTAGGCGGCAGCCGCCGAATCCTGATCGACCCCGACCCGATCGATCGGGCACAGGTCTACCGGAGCCTGAATCTGGATTTGACTCACCATCCCAGCCGGCGAACCGTCACGGCCGAAGCCAGGCCCGAAGGCCATGTGCTTATGAGTTGTGTCCGAGGACCGACTTGA
- a CDS encoding SDR family NAD(P)-dependent oxidoreductase produces MQIAVVTGASSGIGQSAAIQIASRGTGVILTYHGNENGARETVSTISDAGGTAVALPLNVGESETFAAFRDSVAEAARVVWQRDRIDFLVNNAGFGRMALFEDTTEEMFDSLMRVLLKGPYFLTQTLLPLMTDGGAIINTTSNAARSSGLEAGYSAYGSMKGGLMVLTRYLAKELSARGIRVNSVSPGATRTRIADDSFERFPEVIPPIVARTALGRLGEPDDIGMVVAMLLGEECRWITAQDIEVSGGFSL; encoded by the coding sequence ATGCAGATCGCTGTCGTCACCGGCGCCAGTTCCGGAATCGGGCAGAGCGCCGCCATTCAGATCGCGAGCCGCGGGACGGGCGTGATCCTGACCTATCACGGCAATGAAAATGGTGCCCGCGAGACGGTCTCGACGATCTCGGACGCGGGCGGCACCGCCGTGGCGCTGCCGCTGAACGTCGGCGAGTCCGAGACCTTCGCTGCCTTTCGCGATTCCGTGGCGGAGGCCGCCCGTGTCGTCTGGCAGCGCGACCGGATCGATTTCCTGGTCAACAACGCCGGATTCGGCCGGATGGCGCTCTTCGAGGACACCACCGAGGAAATGTTCGACTCGCTGATGCGGGTCCTGTTGAAAGGGCCCTACTTCTTGACGCAGACGTTGCTGCCGTTGATGACCGATGGTGGGGCGATCATCAACACCACGAGCAACGCGGCCCGGAGTTCCGGCCTGGAGGCGGGATATTCCGCATACGGCTCGATGAAGGGCGGCCTGATGGTTCTGACGCGTTACCTCGCGAAAGAGCTGAGCGCTCGTGGGATCCGGGTGAACTCGGTCTCTCCGGGAGCAACGCGGACCCGAATCGCCGATGATTCCTTCGAGCGTTTTCCGGAGGTGATCCCACCGATCGTGGCCAGGACGGCTCTCGGTCGGCTGGGTGAGCCCGACGACATCGGAATGGTCGTCGCGATGCTCCTCGGCGAGGAATGCCGCTGGATCACAGCGCAGGACATCGAGGTCTCGGGGGGATTCAGCCTCTGA
- a CDS encoding class I SAM-dependent methyltransferase: MTAAALERTTFLREFLRAPFTVASVTPSGSMLSEVVTAPVPSTGDPVIVELGPGTGSFTAAIQRRLAGRGRHLAVEINPRFAKRLAAGYPQIEVAVADARRLPDVADQGSGDVIVSGLPWAAFTPDQQDDLLDAVTAVLAPHGTFTTFAYTHAQWAPSARRLRRLLGDRFEEVVLSRTVWANLPPAFVYHCRQPH; this comes from the coding sequence GTGACCGCCGCCGCCCTCGAGCGCACGACCTTCCTGCGCGAGTTCCTCCGTGCCCCGTTCACGGTCGCATCGGTGACGCCCAGCGGCTCGATGCTGAGCGAGGTCGTGACCGCGCCCGTACCGTCGACCGGCGATCCGGTGATCGTGGAACTCGGCCCCGGCACAGGTTCGTTCACCGCGGCGATCCAACGCCGGCTCGCCGGACGCGGACGGCACCTCGCCGTGGAGATCAACCCCCGGTTCGCCAAGCGGCTGGCGGCCGGCTATCCCCAGATCGAGGTGGCGGTGGCTGATGCACGCCGCTTGCCCGACGTCGCAGACCAAGGCTCCGGTGACGTCATCGTGAGCGGCCTGCCGTGGGCGGCGTTCACGCCGGACCAGCAGGACGACCTGCTCGACGCCGTCACCGCGGTGCTCGCTCCGCACGGCACCTTCACCACGTTCGCGTACACACACGCGCAGTGGGCTCCATCTGCCCGTCGGCTACGGCGTCTGCTCGGTGACCGGTTCGAGGAGGTCGTGCTCAGCCGGACGGTGTGGGCCAACCTGCCGCCCGCCTTCGTCTACCACTGCCGCCAGCCACACTGA
- a CDS encoding alpha/beta hydrolase, whose amino-acid sequence MNRPGLDPELGALLADVPLSSVLDAELLAQFRAYPSPPVETYLRGRAAGLRDVTVTAADGAAIPVSIFSPPESEAAPCVLWLHGGGMVMGDRYSQIDIPLEWLDRFGAVVATVGYRLAPEATGMTPVEDCYRALTWTVEHAAELGIDPARIIVAGISAGGGLAAGLTLLARDRGTPSIAAQVLICPMLDHRNGTTSSHQFSGDPGVWTREMNEFGWRSVLGDLAPDDVPGYVSPAVAEDLSGLPTTYVDAGTAEVFRDEDVAYATRIWAAGGQAELHVWAGGFHGFDALYPHARIAAAARRTRNNWLQRVLAP is encoded by the coding sequence ATGAACCGGCCCGGCCTCGACCCGGAGCTGGGCGCGCTCCTCGCCGACGTGCCCCTCTCGTCCGTGCTCGACGCGGAGTTGCTCGCTCAGTTCCGTGCCTACCCCTCGCCGCCGGTCGAGACGTATCTGCGGGGCCGGGCCGCGGGCCTGCGCGACGTCACCGTCACCGCCGCGGACGGGGCGGCGATCCCCGTGTCGATCTTCAGCCCTCCGGAGTCCGAAGCCGCGCCGTGCGTGCTGTGGCTGCACGGCGGCGGGATGGTCATGGGAGACCGATACTCCCAGATCGACATCCCGCTCGAATGGCTCGACCGTTTCGGCGCAGTCGTGGCCACGGTGGGTTATCGGCTGGCGCCGGAAGCCACCGGCATGACGCCGGTCGAGGACTGTTACCGCGCACTGACCTGGACGGTGGAGCACGCCGCCGAGCTCGGCATCGATCCCGCCCGCATCATCGTTGCCGGAATCAGTGCTGGTGGCGGGCTGGCCGCCGGTCTCACGCTACTGGCACGCGACCGCGGTACGCCGTCGATCGCAGCTCAGGTGCTCATCTGTCCCATGCTCGATCACCGGAACGGCACCACGTCGAGTCACCAGTTCTCCGGGGATCCGGGCGTCTGGACGCGGGAGATGAACGAATTCGGCTGGCGATCGGTTCTCGGTGACCTCGCCCCCGACGACGTACCCGGCTACGTCTCCCCGGCCGTCGCCGAGGACCTCTCCGGCCTACCGACGACGTATGTCGACGCCGGGACGGCCGAGGTCTTCCGCGACGAGGACGTCGCCTACGCCACCCGTATCTGGGCCGCCGGAGGCCAGGCCGAACTACACGTCTGGGCCGGCGGGTTCCACGGCTTCGATGCCCTCTACCCACACGCACGGATCGCGGCCGCCGCACGTCGCACCCGCAACAACTGGCTGCAGCGGGTGCTCGCCCCGTGA
- a CDS encoding putative quinol monooxygenase: MSAAAADLRVVAVTITHGFHAVMTAQPGRGDELVALLLDAPSLPDEDCLVFLVSRSAGNPDVVSVAEGWSSEQAHAAFFAGDAAQTFVAKLQPLLDGESSYSDAVPVGGKPAFETSGK, from the coding sequence ATGAGCGCAGCCGCCGCAGACCTGAGAGTCGTTGCCGTGACCATCACCCACGGCTTCCACGCCGTCATGACCGCACAGCCCGGACGGGGCGACGAGTTGGTCGCGTTGCTGCTCGACGCACCCTCTCTCCCTGACGAGGACTGTCTCGTGTTCCTGGTGAGCCGCTCGGCGGGCAACCCGGACGTCGTTTCCGTCGCGGAGGGCTGGAGCAGCGAACAGGCGCACGCCGCCTTCTTCGCCGGCGATGCGGCGCAGACCTTCGTCGCGAAGCTCCAGCCGCTGCTGGACGGCGAATCATCCTATTCCGACGCGGTTCCCGTCGGTGGCAAGCCCGCGTTCGAGACGAGCGGCAAATGA
- a CDS encoding ATP-binding protein has product MDIELFGRKAELERLSEFVTGLTGPDRPSGGARLIRGEPGVGKSVLLAATAELAGPAGVRVLRASGSEFEADVSYSALNQLLLPLHADLDRLTPGPREALSVALGFGVGPAPDALLVCNAALLLVTAVAVDTPVLLLIDDVQWVDRASAVALGFIARRLVGCRAGLLASARTGAATFLDPRGTAEITVAPLDLAAAGQLVDARLPQLPPRSRRRLLDLARGNPLALVELPSTLGDARYPVDVVPLSERLQAMFTTRIGDLPEPTRRVLLLASFEGTGDTGVLRLVLDQGLVDLAPAEQAGLVRVDDSTARVVFRHPLIRSAVVAVSAHEERRRAHIDLAAALPDDEERRAWHLASAAAGPDEAVSDLLERVARRVMVRGDALGAVAALVRAAELSPASTERGRRLAEAAYIGAEASGTVDHAQSLLLDARRAAPDSAGSLHAANAAAFLLLNGDGDVSTAHRLLVGAIETGGHGYRADDPALIEAMHTLLLLSWYGGAPEYWEPYYQALGRLRPGPPELLALTSRTFPDPVRTAARALPDVDAFLDGLSDEADLSRTVRIGTASVYVDRLGDCRESSWRLVRHGREGGPARRHLGALMHLCLDDYLVGRWDEAERLAAEGQRVCAAGGFSFFAWYFQYNRAIVAAGRGRFDEAGALADDMTHWALPRGVRAAVLFAHHPRALAAVGRGDWEGAFLHASALSPPGALASHVPHCTWVILDLVEAALRTGRTAEARAHVDALRTAKIGSLSPRMELLQAGAEFLVDEERPATRLEDLLASPAADRWLFEASRLRLALGERWRRTRSSARARRHLLAARDGFAAMGAEPWVERANGELRATKYRVADIPAGGPAVLTPQEFQIAQLAATGLTNRQIAERLRLSHRTVGAHLYRVYPKLGIASRAGLRDALSS; this is encoded by the coding sequence GTGGATATCGAACTGTTCGGGCGGAAAGCGGAGCTCGAGCGGCTCTCAGAATTCGTGACCGGCCTGACCGGCCCGGATCGGCCCAGCGGGGGCGCGCGCCTGATCCGGGGCGAGCCCGGCGTCGGCAAATCGGTACTGCTGGCCGCCACGGCGGAGCTCGCCGGTCCGGCGGGGGTCCGGGTGCTGCGGGCATCCGGGTCGGAGTTCGAAGCGGACGTCAGCTACTCCGCGCTCAACCAGCTGCTCCTGCCCCTGCACGCGGATCTCGACCGGCTCACACCCGGCCCGCGGGAAGCACTGTCGGTCGCGCTCGGTTTCGGCGTCGGCCCGGCACCGGACGCATTGCTCGTCTGCAACGCAGCGTTGTTGCTGGTCACGGCCGTCGCCGTGGATACGCCGGTGCTCCTCCTCATCGACGACGTCCAGTGGGTCGACCGGGCGAGCGCCGTCGCGCTGGGGTTCATCGCGCGCCGGTTGGTCGGGTGCCGCGCCGGGCTGCTGGCGTCGGCCAGGACCGGAGCGGCGACCTTCCTGGATCCGCGGGGAACGGCCGAGATCACGGTCGCACCGCTCGACCTGGCCGCGGCCGGCCAGTTGGTCGACGCCCGTCTCCCCCAGCTCCCGCCCAGGTCCCGGCGGCGGCTGCTCGACCTCGCCCGCGGCAATCCGCTGGCGCTGGTGGAATTGCCGTCCACGCTGGGGGACGCTCGCTACCCGGTCGACGTGGTGCCACTCAGCGAGCGTCTCCAGGCGATGTTCACCACGCGGATCGGTGATCTTCCCGAGCCGACCCGCCGGGTACTGCTGCTGGCGTCCTTCGAAGGAACCGGCGACACCGGTGTCCTGCGTCTGGTGCTCGATCAGGGTCTGGTCGATCTCGCCCCGGCGGAACAAGCGGGACTGGTCCGGGTCGACGACTCCACGGCCCGCGTCGTCTTCCGGCATCCGCTGATCCGCTCCGCGGTCGTGGCGGTCTCCGCCCACGAGGAGCGCCGCCGCGCGCACATCGATCTCGCGGCGGCGCTGCCCGACGACGAGGAGCGGCGGGCGTGGCACCTGGCGTCGGCTGCGGCCGGGCCGGACGAGGCGGTTTCGGACCTGCTCGAACGGGTGGCGCGCCGGGTCATGGTGCGCGGGGACGCACTCGGTGCCGTGGCCGCGCTCGTCCGCGCCGCCGAACTGAGCCCGGCGAGCACCGAACGCGGCCGCCGGCTCGCCGAAGCCGCCTACATCGGAGCCGAAGCGAGCGGTACCGTCGACCACGCGCAGAGCCTGCTGCTCGACGCACGCCGGGCGGCACCGGACTCCGCCGGTTCACTCCACGCGGCCAACGCCGCCGCCTTCTTACTACTCAACGGCGACGGCGACGTCAGTACCGCCCACCGTTTGCTGGTCGGCGCGATCGAGACCGGCGGCCACGGCTACCGGGCCGACGATCCCGCGCTGATCGAGGCGATGCACACCCTGCTGCTGTTGTCCTGGTACGGCGGCGCACCGGAGTACTGGGAGCCTTACTACCAGGCGCTGGGACGGTTGCGGCCCGGTCCGCCGGAACTCCTCGCGCTGACGAGCCGGACCTTCCCCGATCCGGTCCGCACGGCAGCACGAGCGCTGCCGGACGTCGATGCGTTCCTCGACGGGCTGTCCGACGAGGCCGACTTAAGTCGCACCGTCAGAATCGGTACGGCCTCGGTGTACGTCGACCGGCTCGGTGACTGTCGCGAGTCCTCCTGGCGGCTCGTCCGGCACGGGCGTGAGGGTGGTCCGGCTCGCCGCCACCTCGGTGCCCTCATGCACCTCTGCCTGGACGACTATCTCGTCGGCCGGTGGGACGAGGCCGAACGGCTCGCGGCCGAGGGGCAGCGGGTCTGCGCCGCCGGTGGCTTCTCGTTCTTCGCGTGGTACTTCCAGTACAACCGGGCGATCGTCGCAGCGGGACGCGGACGATTCGACGAGGCGGGTGCTCTCGCCGACGACATGACGCACTGGGCGCTCCCCCGCGGCGTGCGGGCCGCGGTTCTGTTCGCGCACCATCCGCGGGCGCTCGCCGCCGTCGGCCGCGGCGACTGGGAAGGCGCGTTCCTGCACGCCAGTGCTTTGAGCCCACCCGGCGCGCTCGCCTCGCACGTGCCGCACTGCACATGGGTGATACTCGATCTGGTCGAGGCTGCCCTGCGGACCGGACGCACGGCCGAAGCCCGAGCACACGTCGACGCCCTGCGCACCGCCAAGATCGGTTCGCTGTCGCCCCGGATGGAACTCCTCCAGGCCGGTGCCGAGTTCCTGGTCGACGAGGAACGACCGGCCACCCGGCTGGAGGATTTGCTGGCGAGCCCGGCCGCTGACCGGTGGCTGTTCGAAGCCTCGCGACTCCGGCTCGCCCTCGGTGAACGGTGGCGCCGGACCCGGTCGTCGGCTCGCGCCCGCCGCCATCTGCTCGCCGCGCGGGACGGGTTCGCGGCCATGGGCGCCGAGCCATGGGTCGAGCGCGCCAACGGTGAGCTACGGGCCACGAAATACCGCGTCGCTGACATCCCGGCGGGCGGCCCGGCGGTGCTGACACCGCAGGAGTTCCAGATCGCGCAGTTGGCGGCCACGGGGCTCACCAACCGGCAGATCGCCGAGCGGCTCCGCCTCTCCCACCGCACGGTCGGCGCACATCTCTACCGCGTTTATCCCAAGCTCGGCATCGCGTCCCGTGCCGGGCTCCGGGACGCCCTCTCTTCCTAA
- a CDS encoding AraC family transcriptional regulator, protein MALDELSVLLARHARPDFTTGIDDLLIVRADRPYAPKAVTYGRILAVTVQGTKRLAIGDRVYDYRAGQYVVASAELPVGSNFTEAGPESPGLGLGLKLDPADVADLLLQISPHDQPDPGVAAGLAVSDASPELLDALLRLVRLLDHPEDVPVLAPLIKREILWRLLTGEQGAMVRQLGLPDSNLSHIARAVRWLRANYTERVLVEDLARIANMSVSAFHRNFHAVTAMSPIQYQKQIRLQEARLQLSARAGDVGAVSRRVGYDSPSQFSREYRRQFGTPPSRDTTHLLTAEPSAH, encoded by the coding sequence ATGGCCCTCGACGAGCTGTCCGTCCTGCTTGCCCGGCACGCCCGGCCGGATTTCACCACCGGTATCGACGACCTCCTGATCGTTCGGGCGGACCGGCCGTACGCGCCGAAGGCCGTCACCTACGGCCGGATCCTCGCGGTGACCGTTCAAGGCACCAAGCGGTTGGCGATCGGCGATCGCGTCTACGACTATCGCGCCGGGCAGTACGTCGTCGCCTCGGCGGAGTTACCGGTCGGCAGTAACTTCACCGAGGCGGGTCCGGAATCCCCCGGTCTAGGCCTGGGCCTGAAGCTCGACCCGGCCGACGTCGCGGACCTCCTGTTGCAGATCTCCCCGCACGATCAGCCTGATCCCGGCGTCGCAGCGGGTCTCGCCGTCAGTGATGCCTCGCCCGAACTGCTCGACGCCCTCCTACGGCTGGTGCGTCTGCTCGACCATCCGGAGGACGTTCCGGTTCTGGCGCCGCTGATCAAGCGGGAGATCCTCTGGCGGCTCCTCACCGGTGAGCAAGGTGCGATGGTGCGCCAGCTCGGCCTGCCCGACAGTAACCTCAGCCACATCGCGCGGGCCGTCCGATGGCTGCGGGCCAACTACACCGAGCGTGTTCTCGTCGAGGACCTGGCCAGGATCGCCAACATGAGCGTCTCGGCGTTCCACCGCAACTTCCACGCGGTCACCGCGATGAGTCCGATCCAGTACCAGAAGCAGATCCGGCTCCAAGAGGCTCGGCTCCAGCTCTCCGCCCGGGCCGGTGACGTCGGGGCCGTCAGCCGGCGCGTCGGCTATGACAGTCCCTCGCAGTTCAGCCGTGAGTACCGTCGGCAGTTCGGCACGCCCCCCAGCCGCGATACCACACACCTGCTCACCGCCGAGCCGTCCGCCCACTGA